One Acidobacteriota bacterium DNA window includes the following coding sequences:
- the rsmD gene encoding 16S rRNA (guanine(966)-N(2))-methyltransferase RsmD has translation MGRAVRHRAEPAAYWPTRWRTHLALAVRSAQPRSSHVHVRGPVGIQRMGFHSDMDSVDDSAAGVRREAPAPNRRRPSTRLATNVSGRASGRDLFHLLQPVAHYVLSSGKSTSARTHFMRIIAGQHKGRRLKTLPGLGLRPTSDRLRETLFNILAPWIQDAVFIDCYAGTGAVGVEALSRGARRVYLIESDLAAASIIESNLAFLPSREQVSCWRITGHAGLKRMTTLGVHADICFLDPPYPALTEALDDIRVLVEGSVMRPQGWIILEHAKRDATPQSIGGPPHCWQRTRLLTQGTSALSFYRIASHATGSGTI, from the coding sequence ATGGGCCGGGCTGTTCGTCACCGCGCTGAACCTGCTGCCTATTGGCCAACTCGATGGCGGACACATCTCGCACTCGCTGTTCGGAGCGCGCAGCCGCGCAGTAGCCATGTCCATGTTCGCGGGCCTGTTGGCATACAGCGTATGGGATTTCACTCCGACATGGATTCCGTTGATGATTCTGCTGCTGGTGTTCGGCGTGAAGCACCCGCGCCAAATCGACGACGGCCTTCCACTAGGCTGGCCACGAACGTCTCTGGGCGTGCTTCTGGCCGTGATCTTTTTCACCTGCTTCAGCCTGTCGCCCATTACGTTCTAAGCTCTGGCAAAAGCACATCCGCTCGGACTCACTTCATGCGCATCATCGCGGGACAACATAAGGGACGCCGACTCAAGACGCTGCCCGGCTTGGGACTTCGTCCCACCAGCGACAGGCTGCGCGAAACGCTATTCAATATTCTCGCCCCCTGGATACAGGACGCCGTCTTCATCGACTGCTATGCGGGAACAGGCGCGGTGGGAGTGGAAGCTCTCAGCCGCGGTGCGCGGCGAGTTTATCTCATCGAGTCCGATCTCGCCGCCGCGAGTATTATCGAAAGTAATCTGGCCTTTCTGCCGTCGCGGGAGCAAGTTTCCTGCTGGCGCATAACGGGCCACGCTGGACTGAAGCGCATGACCACGCTGGGCGTTCACGCCGACATCTGCTTTCTCGATCCACCCTACCCGGCCCTGACGGAAGCGCTCGATGATATTCGTGTGTTGGTGGAGGGGAGCGTGATGCGCCCGCAGGGTTGGATCATTCTGGAGCACGCTAAGCGCGACGCAACTCCCCAGAGCATCGGTGGTCCGCCTCATTGCTGGCAGCGCACCCGCCTGCTTACGCAAGGCACCAGCGCACTGAGTTTCTACCGCATCGCTTCCCATGCAACCGGCAGCGGTACAATTTAG